A DNA window from Mytilus edulis chromosome 14, xbMytEdul2.2, whole genome shotgun sequence contains the following coding sequences:
- the LOC139503344 gene encoding uncharacterized protein: MISTPPMSITNGDMDLIKKRLSDIERIESQNYKTKQQNKFARDGLKQFSNFDTNTILKESKLKQPRKRRFKKRTRPAENNLVVNISSTELTNSEEKLLSRGLNFCPIPANINNLQLETDVDQFARRLRLKEHFNRQHKKTLQEAGMNDSEYESDKEDKCIPRFKKKSEWNPPRSKNDNLESFISSIKTEVKSSVSGKRLRNLSEQESQAINNLKSRDDIVIKQADKGSAVVVINKTDYIEEGNRQLSNTKFYKHLESDPTKEISKQINEVLSDMNSKKHIDDDTYDYLRSDETCTAGRFYLLPKLHKEGIPGRPIVSANGHPTEKISEFVDYHLRPHVRTMPSYIQDTTDYLKKMDSLNPLPNNTILVSMDVSSLYTNIPKNEGIVACEQVWNNRKDKHPPTDCLVQLLRLVLENNNFVFNDQHYLQVDGTSMGTKMAPSFANIFMGSLEERILSNVPYKPLSWLRYIDDIDIKWNETAERLQEFLDFCNNFHQSIKFTSEVSNEKIAFLDTTITLENGVMTTDLHTKKTDKHQFLSPKSCHPKHCSRSIPYSQAIRLKRICSSESKLNHRLGQLRQQLKSRGYKNKSILKLSEKQTKKNEQTYLNTKKRRPRQIKSRLLLAFILI; encoded by the coding sequence ATGATTTCTACACCACCAATGTCCATTACTAACGGAGACATGGATTTAATCAAGAAAAGATTATCCGATATTGAAAGAATAGAAAGTCAAAATTACAAAACCAAGCAACAAAATAAATTTGCCAGAGATGGtcttaaacaattttcaaattttgatacaaATACTATTTTAAAAGAGAGTAAGTTAAAACAACCAAGAAAAAGACGTTTTAAAAAACGGACACGACCTGCGGAGAATAATTTAGTTGTTAATATATCGTCAACAGAATTAACCAACTCCGAAGAAAAATTATTAAGTAGAGGTCTTAACTTCTGTCCTATACCAGCAAACATTAACAACCTACAACTGGAGACAGATGTGGATCAATTTGCTAGACGCCTTCGCCTAAAAGAACATTTTAATAGGCAACACAAAAAAACCTTACAAGAAGCCGGAATGAATGATTCGGAATATGAGAGTGATAAAGAGGACAAGTGCATCCcaagatttaaaaagaaaagcgAATGGAATCCACCAAGGAGTAAGAACGACAATTTAGAATCCTTTATATCATCaattaaaactgaagtaaaaTCATCAGTCAGTGGCAAACGTTTAAGGAATCTCTCTGAACAAGAAAGCCAGgccataaataatttaaaaagccGTGATGATATTGTTATTAAACAAGCAGACAAAGGAAGTGCAGTTGTAGTGATCAACAAAACCGACTACATTGAAGAAGGGAATCGTCagctttcaaatacaaaattttacaaacatttagaAAGTGATCCTACaaaagaaataagtaaacaaattaaTGAGGTCCTTTCAGACATGAACAGCAAAAAACATATTGATGACGACACGTACGACTATCTACGATCTGATGAAACCTGCACAGCCGGTCGATTTTACTTGCTCCCAAAACTCCATAAAGAAGGGATTCCGGGAAGACCGATAGTATCTGCAAATGGCCATCCAACCGAAAAAATATCTGAATTCGTGGATTACCATCTCAGACCACATGTTAGAACAATGCCATCTTACATTCAAGATACTAcagattatttgaagaaaatggaTTCATTAAACCCCTTACCAAACAACACAATTTTGGTATCGATGGATGTGTCTTCTTTGTACACAAATATTCCCAAAAATGAAGGAATAGTCGCTTGTGAACAGGTATGGAACAATCGTAAGGATAAACATCCCCCAACAGACTGTCTGGTTCAGTTGCTGAGACTAGTGcttgaaaacaacaattttgtatTCAACGACCAGCACTACTTGCAGGTTGACGGTACCAGTATGGGAACCAAAATGGCACCTTCTTTTGCCAACATTTTCATGGGGAGTCTCGAAGAACGCATCCTTTCGAATGTACCATACAAACCCTTGTCTTGGCTCCGTTATATTGATGACATCGACATCAAATGGAACGAAACTGCAGAACGCCTGCAAGAATTTCTCGATTTCTGTAACAACTTTCATCAATCGATCAAGTTCACATCTGaagtttcaaatgagaaaattgcgTTTCTCGACACCACCATAACTTTAGAAAACGGAGTCATGACAACAGACCTTCACaccaaaaaaactgataaacaccaatttctctctccgaagagttgtcacccgaaacactgctccCGGAGCATTCCGTACAGCCAAGCCATCAGGTTAAAACGGATTTGTTCATCGGAATCAAAGTTAAACCATCGTTTAGGGCAACTCAGACAGCAACTCAAATCAAgaggttataagaacaaaagtatTTTGAAGCTTTCGGAAAAGCAAACGAAAAAGAACGAACAAACCtacttgaatacaaagaaaagacggcccagacaaataaaatcccgtttgttgttagctttcatcctcatctga